A window of Halalkalibacillus sediminis contains these coding sequences:
- a CDS encoding acyl-CoA dehydrogenase family protein: MRNFYKQDSLLQKLLKKHLPDDFFDYADRELTHFGERVAGEIDERATHTDREGQPRLIKYDKMGNDISKVWVNEGYQATIDETYETGIVGYVHKEIPELGRKGNYFYSYAQGYLLSQSEPGFYCPVTLTMATAYLIDHYAEEKLRAEFLPHVIATGYTELYEGATFLTERQGGSDVGANEVEAVKDGDHYRLIGEKYFASNSGTCGVAMVLARMEGARPGTKGLSLFLVPWEANRSSNGLTIRRLKDKLGVRAVPSAEIELHGAKGYLVGEASQGFKYMMEALNLSRVCNAVASIGIMRRAYVEARDYAEDREAFGAPLTRYPMVQETLVNLAVKLEVETMAIFDMIKLFDEVTPQGMGAPEQDRTLLRLYIAILKKESAEQAIEFSHEAIEMHGGNGYIEDFVTPRLLRDAQVLTVWEGTANILGLEVLRLIEKFNAHEPYLSEMSRRLKEVQGPAKDLKQPVEQALDDLKQALVQLGTMSDSAKLMYPKKVAEDMALILEAVVALEAVEDDRSHAVAEIYISENFDSEKYRAEPLASKHYEKIVHGS, from the coding sequence ATGAGAAATTTCTATAAACAAGATTCTTTACTTCAAAAATTACTCAAAAAACATCTACCTGATGATTTCTTCGATTACGCAGACCGAGAATTGACTCACTTCGGTGAACGTGTAGCGGGAGAGATCGATGAGCGTGCCACTCATACAGATCGTGAAGGACAGCCGCGCCTGATCAAGTATGACAAAATGGGGAATGACATTTCGAAAGTCTGGGTAAATGAAGGCTATCAGGCGACGATCGATGAAACGTATGAAACTGGAATCGTTGGTTATGTTCATAAAGAAATACCTGAATTAGGACGGAAGGGAAATTATTTTTACTCCTACGCTCAAGGTTATTTGCTCTCACAATCTGAACCTGGCTTTTATTGTCCGGTAACATTGACTATGGCAACGGCTTATTTGATCGATCATTATGCTGAAGAAAAGTTGCGAGCAGAGTTCTTACCACATGTGATAGCCACTGGTTACACCGAACTCTATGAGGGTGCTACCTTTTTGACTGAGCGACAGGGAGGGTCGGATGTAGGTGCCAATGAAGTAGAGGCGGTAAAAGATGGGGATCACTATCGTTTGATTGGTGAAAAATATTTTGCAAGTAACTCTGGTACTTGTGGAGTTGCGATGGTGCTTGCAAGAATGGAAGGTGCACGTCCGGGGACGAAGGGGTTAAGCCTATTCTTAGTGCCATGGGAAGCAAATCGTTCATCGAATGGACTTACCATCAGACGATTAAAAGATAAACTCGGTGTTCGAGCTGTTCCTTCTGCTGAAATTGAATTACACGGAGCTAAAGGATATTTAGTCGGAGAAGCTTCACAGGGCTTCAAGTATATGATGGAAGCTTTGAATTTATCACGAGTTTGTAACGCGGTCGCATCGATTGGAATCATGAGAAGAGCTTATGTAGAAGCACGTGACTACGCCGAAGATCGTGAAGCGTTTGGTGCGCCTCTCACTCGTTATCCTATGGTTCAGGAAACGCTTGTGAATCTTGCGGTAAAACTTGAGGTTGAAACGATGGCTATTTTCGACATGATCAAGCTTTTCGATGAGGTCACGCCCCAAGGTATGGGGGCACCCGAGCAGGACAGGACACTTCTACGTTTATACATTGCTATTTTGAAAAAAGAATCTGCAGAGCAAGCGATTGAATTTTCTCATGAGGCAATTGAAATGCATGGAGGTAACGGCTACATTGAAGACTTCGTGACGCCACGCTTATTGCGCGATGCCCAGGTATTAACGGTTTGGGAAGGCACGGCAAATATTCTCGGACTTGAGGTGTTACGGTTAATTGAAAAATTCAACGCTCACGAGCCCTATCTCTCTGAAATGAGCCGTCGGTTGAAAGAAGTACAAGGTCCGGCGAAAGACCTGAAGCAACCAGTCGAGCAAGCGTTGGACGATTTAAAGCAAGCATTGGTTCAACTCGGCACCATGAGTGATTCAGCCAAATTAATGTATCCGAAAAAAGTGGCTGAAGATATGGCTCTTATCTTAGAGGCCGTCGTAGCACTGGAAGCAGTTGAAGATGACCGTTCACATGCTGTTGCAGAAATTTATATATCAGAAAACTTTGATTCCGAAAAATACCGAGCAGAACCACTTGCTTCAAAACACTATGAGAAAATAGTCCATGGAAGTTGA
- a CDS encoding rod shape-determining protein codes for MFARDIGIDLGTANVLIHVKGKGIVLNEPSVVAMDRNTGKVLEVGLEARRMVGRTPGNIEAIRPLKDGVIADFDVTEAMLRYFIEKINVRGMFSKPRILVCCPTNITKVEQKAIREAAEKSGGKKIYLEEEPKVAAVGAGMDIFQPSGNMVIDIGGGTTDIAVLSMGDIVTSDSIKLAGDKFDQEILQYIKRKYKLLIGDRTAEDIKINVATAFPGSRNETMDIRGRDLVSGLPRTITIQSEEIEDALRETVGLIVQSAKSVLENTPPELSADIIDRGVTLTGGGALLDGLDRLLADELKVPVFIAEDPMTCVAKGTGIMLENIDKLPKERAI; via the coding sequence ATGTTCGCTAGAGACATTGGAATTGATTTGGGAACAGCGAATGTTCTCATTCATGTAAAAGGTAAAGGAATCGTATTAAATGAGCCATCAGTTGTTGCGATGGACCGTAACACGGGGAAAGTTTTAGAAGTTGGACTGGAGGCGCGCCGTATGGTTGGCCGTACACCAGGAAACATCGAAGCGATTCGTCCATTAAAAGATGGAGTAATTGCAGATTTTGACGTAACTGAGGCGATGTTACGTTATTTCATCGAAAAGATTAACGTCCGCGGCATGTTCTCGAAGCCGAGAATACTTGTGTGCTGCCCGACTAACATAACAAAAGTAGAACAAAAAGCAATCCGTGAAGCTGCTGAAAAAAGTGGTGGGAAGAAAATCTATCTTGAGGAAGAACCGAAAGTCGCTGCAGTTGGAGCAGGAATGGATATTTTCCAACCTAGCGGAAACATGGTCATCGACATTGGTGGAGGAACAACTGATATAGCTGTTCTATCAATGGGTGACATCGTTACATCTGACTCGATCAAATTAGCAGGTGACAAATTCGATCAGGAAATTTTGCAATACATAAAACGCAAATATAAATTATTGATCGGTGATCGCACAGCTGAAGATATTAAAATCAACGTTGCCACAGCATTCCCAGGTTCACGTAATGAAACTATGGATATTCGCGGGCGCGACCTAGTTTCTGGTTTGCCTCGAACGATTACTATCCAGTCTGAAGAAATCGAGGATGCGTTGCGAGAAACGGTTGGACTGATTGTTCAATCAGCTAAATCTGTGCTCGAAAATACGCCTCCAGAATTGTCTGCTGACATTATCGACCGCGGCGTAACTTTGACAGGTGGCGGTGCGTTATTAGACGGTCTCGATCGTCTGTTAGCTGACGAATTGAAAGTACCAGTTTTCATCGCTGAAGATCCGATGACATGTGTTGCCAAAGGTACTGGCATCATGCTTGAAAACATTGATAAATTACCAAAGGAACGAGCTATCTAA
- a CDS encoding flagellar hook-basal body protein has translation MLRGFYTAGSAMIANQRYQDSLTNNMSNSLTPGYKQDRAAFRAFPEMLIKNMETHDVPTKNGLTLPFNQTVGSINSGMYMQEDIPLFTQGDVQPTDIPTDLAIQNGNLPDETGSIFFTVQNNEGETRLTRNGNFTVDAQGYLTSSEGHYVLNQDGDRIQTGTENFEVTENGEVISPFDNTLIGIAYHPNANDLTKEGSNLYAVNEEAPVNARAEAGVGFQVLQGNLERSNVDPQQVMTEMMRSYRNFEMNQQVVRMYDQSMDLAANQVGRLR, from the coding sequence ATGCTCAGAGGATTTTATACGGCAGGTTCGGCGATGATCGCGAACCAGCGCTATCAAGATTCACTCACGAATAATATGTCGAATTCATTGACTCCAGGTTATAAGCAGGATCGTGCTGCGTTCCGTGCGTTTCCTGAAATGTTGATCAAGAACATGGAGACACATGATGTCCCTACCAAAAACGGTTTGACGCTTCCTTTTAATCAAACGGTTGGTTCGATTAATTCTGGTATGTACATGCAAGAGGACATCCCTTTATTTACTCAAGGTGATGTTCAGCCAACAGATATCCCAACTGATTTGGCGATTCAAAATGGAAACCTTCCAGATGAGACGGGTTCAATCTTTTTCACCGTTCAGAACAATGAAGGTGAGACTCGCTTGACTCGTAACGGAAACTTCACGGTAGATGCTCAAGGTTATTTGACCTCTTCTGAAGGTCACTATGTCCTTAATCAAGATGGTGACCGCATTCAAACGGGCACAGAAAACTTCGAAGTTACAGAGAATGGAGAAGTCATTTCGCCGTTTGATAATACCTTGATCGGGATAGCTTATCATCCGAATGCGAACGATTTGACGAAAGAAGGGTCAAATCTGTATGCAGTTAACGAAGAAGCTCCAGTTAATGCTCGAGCTGAAGCGGGTGTTGGTTTCCAAGTTCTTCAGGGGAATCTAGAGCGATCCAACGTTGATCCTCAGCAAGTGATGACTGAGATGATGCGTTCTTATCGTAATTTTGAAATGAACCAACAAGTAGTGCGGATGTATGATCAAAGCATGGATTTAGCTGCCAACCAGGTTGGGCGTTTACGCTAG